One Setaria viridis chromosome 5, Setaria_viridis_v4.0, whole genome shotgun sequence genomic region harbors:
- the LOC117855542 gene encoding cysteine proteinase inhibitor 4 yields MIRKYGGAMARLLGACCILLAVVMLVAAAPSARADDEPNGSGARIRQPSGEWRGRKVGARTEVRDVEGDEEVQELGRFSVAEYNRRRVGGGGRLEFARVVAAQRQVVSGLKYYLRVAAEEEGGAENAGSGEGERVFDAVVVVKPWLESRTLLRFAPAAPK; encoded by the coding sequence ATGATAAGAAAGTACGGTGGTGCCATGGCTCGTCTTCTTGGCGCTTGCTGCATCCTGCTCGCCGTCGTCATGCTCGTGGCCGCGGCGCCGTCCGCGcgcgccgacgacgagccgaaCGGGAGCGGGGCGCGCATCCGGCAGCCGAGCGGCGAGTGGCGCGGGAGGAAGGTGGGGGCGAGGACGGAGGTGCGGGACGTGGAGGGGGACGAGGAGGTGCAGGAGCTCGGCCGGTTCTCCGTCGCCGAGTACAAccggcggcgcgtcggcggcggcggcaggctcgAGTTCGCCAGGGTGGTCGCGGCGCAGCGGCAGGTGGTGTCGGGGCTCAAGTACTACCTCCGCgtcgccgcggaggaggagggtggcgcggagaacgccggcagcggcgagggcgagcgcgtgttcgacgccgtcgtcgtcgtcaagcCCTGGCTCGAGTCGCGCACCCTGCTCAGGTTCGCGCCGGCTGCCCCGAAGTAG